GCCGTGCGTTTTACGGACGGTAAAGAAGTCGACCACTACGACTCCTACGTCTACACCGATAAGCCTCTAAAAAGCTTTATTAACGGCCTCACTGGCATAACCCAGGACAAGATCCAAAATGCTCCTCAACTCGAGCAGGTCCTCAGTGAATTCAAGGCCTTTGTAGGAGACCGGCCCTTGATCGGATACAATGCCAAAAAGAGCGACCTACCCATCCTACTTGAAAATGGCTTGGATCTAGAAGACCAGTACGCTGTCGATGTCTTTGACGAGGCTTTCGAACGTCGTCCATCTGACCTCCACGGCATTAAAAATCTCCAACTCCACACCGTTGCAGAATTTTTGGGGGTAGCAGGAAAATCACACGATAGCTTAGAAGACGCCCGCATGACAGCTCTTGTCTACGAACAATTCCTCGAATTTGATCAAGGCCGCACCCTCCTTGAAGAACAAGAGAACTTCTCCACCAACCCCTTCGGAGGCTTGGACTTATCCGGATTTTTTGATGAATAAAAAGAGAGAGTGGGACAGAAATCGGTAATTCGTTAGAATTCGATTTCGTCGTCCCACCTCCGCACAGTTGAGTAGGGCTGTAAAAGCTGAAGAAATCAGCGTAGTAGAGCCCACTCAACCACTGCGTCTGGCTCAACAATCCAAAAACAATTAAGAGGCTAGGACTTTTGTCCCAGCCTCTTTTGAATTAATGAAAACTTCTTTAGCTTAAAATGGTAATTTTCCTGCGAAAGCACCGAGTTTTTTCTTGGTTGCCGCATCAATTTCTTCAATGGCAGCATTGATGGCTTGCACCGTCATATCAGAAAGAGTTTCTGTATCTTCTGGGTCGACCACTGCAGCATTGAAATCGATGGAAACAACCTTCTTATCACCTGTAAGAGTTGCAACAACCAAGTCTTGAGCAGATTTCCCTACAAATTGAGTTGCGGCTAATTCTGCTTGGCTTTGCTCCATTTGCTTTTGCAATTTTTGAGCTTGCTTCATCATATTTTGCATATTCATCATAGTAATGACATTCCTTCCAACTTCTGAAATTTACAGTTCATTATACCATTTTTTAGACGCTTGGAAAAGCCTAGGTGAGGGAACTCTGACATCATGCCTGCTGTTTCAGGCAATTTCATGAAGAGAGAAAAGAGTTTTGAAATCTGTGGGCCTCATCTTCCCTTAAAAGCCAGAATGTTCTTTCAAATACTCCTCTTCTTCCTTGGTCGAAGGCCGTCCTAAGATGGCATTCCGATGTGGATAACGCCCAAATTGTTGAAGAATGTCCATGTGCATCTTCTCATACTTCAAACGCTTTTCTAAGCCCGGTTGATCAAATAGGCGCAGAGCTTCTTCATGAATGGTTAAAGATTCCGAATGCATAAAAGGCATGTAGAAAAATCCTCTTTGTACAACTGGTAGATCCAAGGCTTGCTCTAAGCCTTCTTGGGCCAAGACCAAGGCCAGGGAATCTGTCGCAAAAGCTTGGGCAGTCCCTCGAAAAATATTGCGAGGAATTTGGTCCAAGAGCAAAATCTCTGCTAAACGCCCTTCTGCCGTAGCCCGCCAGTGAAACAATTCCCCACGACTGGCCTTCCAATAAAGTTCCTCAAAGCGCTCCCGCATTTCTTGATCCAGTGCTTCTGATTTTTTGAACCAATCCTCTGGCTTCAACTCTTCGAACCAGAACCTTATCACTTCCTTCATTGCTTAACCTGCCATAATTTTTTCTTTTGTTTTTTCATCCAATGCATCATTCATCCGGCCGTACTTATATCCAGCCAAATCCAAGGCTACATAGGTAAATCCGATTTTTTTCATGTAGTCATTGATCTTGTCATGCAGTTGGATGGCTTTAAGCAGATGGTCTTCTTCCACTTCGATGCGCGCCAAGTCTCCATGCACACGCACACGGACTTGCTCAAAGCCAAGTCCTACAAGGAACTCTTCCCCTTCAAAAACCCGTTGTACATTTTCTGAAGTGATTTTCACTCCGTATGGGAAGCGTGAGGCAACGCTACAAGATGGCACCTTATTCCAATTGGAGACCCCTCTTTCCTTGGCCAATTGACGAATTTCTGTCTTATAGAGGCCGGCTTCTTGCAAGACACTGCGGACACCCGCTTCGTCCCGAGCCTTGATACCAGGGCGAAAATCGTCGATATCATCCATAATATTGCCGTCTACCAATTGCTTAAAGCCCAGTTCTGTAACTGAATCCTTAATAGTTTGGTACATCAATTGTTTGGTGTAATACCAAATATTGGGCGTATTGGCAGCAATCCGTGGATCACTCAATTCTCTCATTTCCAGTCCAAGCACAGGTGCTCCTAGCTGATCGGCCAAGTCGAGCGCTAGATCGAATTCTTCATTTGAAAACATCTCAGAGTTCACGACGGCCGCAATAACATTGTCAGGTCCCAAGGTATCCAAGGCCACCTTCAAGAGATAAGAGCTGTCAATCCCACCTGAATAGGTAACGGCTACCTTTCCGATTTTTCGTAAAATATCTTGTAATTTTTCTTCTTTTTCTTTTCTGATTTGTGCTTCTGTTGCCATGTTAGAATGTTTCCCTTCCAATAAATTCTTCGATTCGTTCGATGTCCAAAATAACGATCTTTTGCTGTCGAATGTCTAAAACACCCTCCCGCTTTAATTCGTTCAGGATGCGGTTGACACTGTTTCGGGTTGAGATCCCACAAAAACCAGCAATATCTTCGTTGGTAATATTAAAATCAATCAAGAAGCCGTCTTCTTGCTCCACACCAAACAAACTGCTTAGTTTTTGCAAATGAAAACAAACCGCCCCTTTTTTACCATTCATCATCATATACTGCTGAGACTCCATACTTTCAGACAGTTTATTACGATAATAGTCCCTCACATAGTCCTGCAGCTCTTTATGCTCTTTGACAAAATTCCAAAACTTGACCCGAGGAATACGATAAAAACTTGCTTCTTCTGTCTCCACTCGCACATTGAAAGGTGAGTCTGTATAGTTGGACACCTCATCACGAATCAAAGAGACAATGTCAATGGCTTTTAGATAGGAAAAGTTAAACTCACGCCCATCACGCATGATGACACTTGTCTTGACCACACCTTCTTTCAAGATGTAGATGTAATCCTCTTTGATCCCACGATAGGAGAGGTAACTATGGTATTTTTTCTTGACGATCGGCGTTCGCCTATCTTCCAAAAATTTCACTAAAAATTCTGAATTCACGACGGTTTTTCCTCCCCATCTGCTCTTTCTTGAAATCACACTAATGATACACCTGTTCTTAAACAATATAGTTAACATTTGTTGACATCAATTGATGCACACCTCTTTTTAAAAAGAATTATACTATAAGTATCAGTATTAATAAAGGAGATCGCAAATAATGGTAGAAATTAAATTACCGTACGACAAAAAATCGATTGTTGCAAAGATTCCAGATGAAAACTTTGCAGGATTGTTAGAGTCTAAGGCGGAAAACTTCCATAACCCACTGTCTGAAGAAGAAACTGTTGAACGTTCAATGGACAACCCTATCGGCAGCCCTACTTTGGAAGAACTTGCTAAAGGCAAAAAAGACATCGTGTTGATCAGTTCTGACCACACTCGTCCCGTTCCTTCTCACATCATCACTCCAATCATTTTGCGTCGTATTCGCTCAGTTAACCCTGATGCACGCGTGCGTATCTTGGTTGCTACTGGTTTCCACCGTCCTTCAACTCGTGAAGAATTGATCAATAAATACGGCCAAGAAATCGTTGACAATGAAGAAATCGTTATGCACATTTCAACAAACGACGATGACATGGTTAAAATTGGACAACTCCCTTCAGGTGGTGACTGTATCATCAACAAAATCGCTGCTGAAGCTGACTTGTTGATAGCAGAAGGATTCATCGAATCTCACTTCTTCGCTGGATTCTCAGGTGGACGTAAATCAGTCCTTCCAGGTATCGCATCATACAAAACTATCATGGCGAACCACTCAGGTGACTTCATCAATTCTGATAAGGCACGTACTGGTAACCTTGACCACAACCCAATCCACGAAGATATGCTTTACGCTGCTCGTACTGCAAACTTGGCCTTCATCGTCAACGTTGTATTGGACGGCGAAAAACACATCATCGGATCTTTCGCTGGGGACATGGTTGAAGCCCACAAAGTTGGTTGTGACTTCGTTGCAGACTTGGCACATGTGTCTAAGATCGAAAGCGACATCACAATTTCAACAAACGGTGGTTTCCCACTTGACCAAAATATCTACCAAGCTGTTAAAGGGATGACTGCAGCCGAAGCTTCTAACAAAGAAGGCGGAACAATCATCATGGTGGCTGGATGTGCAGATGGTCACGGTGGAGAAGGTTTCTATCGCAACCTTGCTGACGTAGAAGATCCAAAAGAATTCTTGGAACAAGCCATCAATACACCTCGTTTAGAGACTGTCCCAGACCAATGGACTTCTCAAATCTTGGCACGTATTTTGGTACACCACCATGTTATCTTTGTATCTGACCTTGTAGATCCTGAATTGATCACAGGTATGCATATGGAACTTGCAACTTCATTTGACGAAGCGCTTGAAAAAGCCTTTGCTCGTGAAGGAAAAGATGCTAAAGTAGCAGTTATCCGCGACGGACTTTCTGTCGTTGTTGAATAGAATCAAACATGGATTTTCAACCCAATCTAGAACAAACACTCCGTTCTTTGCAAGCAGGTCATCTCTCCGTTGAGGATGCGCTTGAGCAAATCAACGGGGTTAAAGAACTAGGGTATGCAGCAATTGATACTGACCGGCAACGTCGCAACGGCTTCCCTGAAGTCGTATACGGCGAAGGAAAGACAGTTGAGCAAATTGAAGGAATCCTGCAATTTCTTTCACAAAAAGAATTGCCGATCCTCACAACAAGAGTCTCTCTCCAAAAGGGAGAGGCTCTTTCTCAGCGCTTTCCGACTGGCCACTATTATCCAGAAGCCCGCTGCTTCGTTCTCAACTCTAAAAAGGAAGAAGCCGATCCTGAACACTACATTGCGGTCGTCACAGCAGGGACAAGTGATGTTCCTGTTGCAGAAGAAGCTGCAGTCACTGCAGAAACCTTTGGCCATTCGGTTCGCCGAATCTATGATGTGGGAGTCGCCGGCATCCATCGCCTCTTCAATCGCTTAGAAGAGATCCAAAAAGCCAGTGTGATCATCGTGATTGCTGGTATGGAAGGAGCTCTTGTCAGTGTCGTAGGAGGCCTTGTGGATGTCCCCGTTATTGCCGTTCCGACTAGTATTGGATACGGAAGCAACCTTCAAGGGCTAACGACCCTGATGAGTATGTTGACCTCTTGCGCTTCTGGCGTAACGGTCGTCAACATTGATAACGGATTTGGTGCAGCTTATTCAGCATGTATGATCAATCGACTCAACCACAATCGAAAGGAAAACTGATGACCAGTCTATTTTTAGAACCTTTTTCTGGAATAAGTGGCGATATGCTCAATGGTCTTCTTGTGGACCTTGGGGCAGATGTCGAGCTTCTTCACACAGAACTCGAGAAACTGGGAGTGGATGGTTTCCACCTCCACGTTCATCGCGTCGCAAAAAGCGCAATTTGGGGAACTGATTTCGATGTTCACCTTCACCACGGGGAGAAAGATACGGGGATTGAAGGTGATTTTGATCACGATCATGAACATCATCATGATCACGAACATCATCACGATCACGAACATCATCACGATCACGAACATCATCACGATCACGAACATCATCACGATCACGAACATCATCACGATCACGAACATCATCACGATCACGAACATCATCACGATCACGAACATCATCACGATCATGAACACCATCACGATCATGAACACCATCATCACCATTCCCACGCGGATGCTCGCAGTTATGCGGATATCCACGATCTGATTGCCGCTTCACAGTTGAGTCCTTTTGTGAAAGAAAAGAGTCTTGAAGTCTTTCTTGATATCGCAAAGGCCGAAGCAGCTGTGCATAACATGCCTGTCGAACAGATTCATTTCCATGAAATTGGTGCAATTGATTCCATCGTCGACATCGTTAGCTTTTTCATCCTAGTGGAATCGCTCGGTATCGATACAGTTTACTCTACTCCTCTCACTGAGGGAAGTGGGACCATTTCAGTTGCCCATGGAGAAATGCCTGTTCCGGTTCCCGCTGTGATGCAGTTGAGAAAAGGAACGACTATTCCGATTACTCAAGACTTCACAGTTAAAACGGAGTTGATTACTCCGACAGGGTTAGCCCTCCTTAAAGCATTGTCACCAATCTTTGAACCAATCCCCTCTCACCTTTCCATCGAAAGTGTGGGATATGGATTTGGTAAAAGAGAGACTGGAAAATTCAATGCTTTACGCGGTTCGCTATTGAAAGAAGACACCACTCACAGCACCACTGTTGTTCATCGCACGGAAGATCAAATTATTGAGATCACCACTACGATCGATGATCAAACACCAGAGCAACTTGGTTATATTATCCACCGTTTCCTGGACGCTGGAGCTTTAGATGTCTACTATCGTAGCGTCGTTATGAAAAAGAATCGCCCTGGCTTTGAATTGATTCTCTTGATTCAAGGAAGTCAGTTGGAAGATTTTTCAGCCCTCTTGTTCAAAGAAACCAGTACCATTGGTTTTCGATACCAACAAGTCGACCGAAAGGTCATGCAACGTCGATTTGAACAAATCGATACGGAATTTGGACCCGTTACGGTAAAAATTAACCAGTACGGATCTACCACTAAAAAAACACTTGAATACGAAGACTGTCAGCGTATTGCTACGGAGATGCAGTTGCCGATTCAAGAAGTTTATCACCAATTACAAAAATACATTTATTAATTTAGGAGACATTAATTAACATGACACATCAATTACTTGCAGAAGTTATGAGTACAGCTTTGATGATTATCTTCGGGGTTGGCGTACACTGTGACGACGTTTTGAAGAAAACAAAATATGCTGGAACTGGACACTTATTCGCGATCACTACATGGGCATTCGGTATCACTGTCTGCTTGTTCGTCTTTGGCGGCGTTTCAATGAACCCTGCTATGGCTTTGTTGAAAGTCCTTCTTGGTAAATTGACAATCGCTCAATTCTTCCCAATTGCAATCGCTGAAATGATAGGTGCCTTCCTTGGTGCAGTCATTGCTTACTTTATGTACGCAGACCACTTCAAGATTTCTGAAGGTCAAATTGATGGTGTTGCTATCCGTAACATCTTCTCAACTAACCCTAACTGCCGTAACCTTCCACGTAACTACTTCGTCGAAGCGTTCGCAACATTTATCTTCTTGACATCTATCATGGCTGCTGAACACGCCAACGAAGCAATGCTTCCATTCACTGTTGGTTTGATCGTTTGGGCTATCGGTATGGGTCTTGGTGGTACTACAGGTTTCGCGATGAACCAAGCGCGTGACCTTGGACCTCGTTTCGCTTACCAAATCTTGCCAATCAAAGATAAAGTAAACAACGACTGGCAATATGGTCTTCTTGTACCAGGTACTGCTCCATTTGTTGGTGCTGTCCTTGCCTTCTTCTTCATCCGTTACTTCCTTGGAATCATGTAATAAGTTGATCGAAGAATCATTCAAAAGCAAGCATCGAAAGATGCTTGTTTTTTTGATTCCTTCATTTTCCGAAGCCGTCCATAAAATGATATAATGGACAAAGCAAATCATGAAAGAAACAAAAGAAGGAAGAACGACATGACTCATTTTCACACCATTGTCATCGGCGGTGGCCCAGCAGGTATGATGGCGACCATTGCCAGCGCCTCTTATGGCCAACCTACGCTACTGATCGAAAAAAATAAAAAGCTGGGTAAGAAACTTGCAGGTACCGGAGGGGGGCGCTGTAATGTCACAAACAACGGGACCTTAGACGATTTGATGGCCGGTATCCCTGGAAATGGCCGTTTCCTTTACAGTGTGTTTTCCCAATTTGATAATCATGATATCATCCAATTTTTTACCGATAATGGCGTCAAGTTAAAAGTCGAAGACCATGGCCGGGTCTTTCCTGTTAGTGATCAATCTCGCACCATTATTCAAGCCTTAGAAAATAAGATTCTTGAGCTTAGTGCTAGCATTGCCACCAACTGTGAAGTGGTCTCTGTCACCAAGCCAGAAGACGTCTTCATCGTCAAATCATCTGAAAATACTTGGACAGCCGATAAGCTGATCGTTACGACTGGAGGCAAATCCTACCCTTCTACCGGCTCTACTGGCTACGGACACGAAATCGCCCGCCACTTCAAACACACCATCACCGATCTAGAAGCGGCAGAAAGTCCTCTTTTGACAGATTTTCCACACAAGGCCCTCCAAGGGATCTCTCTGACAGATGTGACCCTCAGCTACGGCAAACACATCATCACACACGACCTGCTCTTTACCCATTTTGGACTTTCTGGCCCTGCAGCCCTTCGGATGTCTAGCTTTGTTAAAGGCGGGGAAATCTTATCTCTAGACCTCCTTCCGACCACTTCTTCTCAAGTGTTAAAAGACTTTCTAGAAGAGCATCGAGAAAAGGCGATTAAAAATAGCCTCAAAGCCCTGCTTCCTGAACGATTAGCTGATTTCTTGGCGCAAGGATTCCCTGAAAAAGCCAAGCAACTCACTCCTCCTCAAACAGAAGAGCTCATTCAAAAGATCAAAGAGCTGCCTATCCCCGTCACTGGGAAGATGTCACTAGCCAAGTCCTTTGTCACCAAGGGCGGTGTCAGCCTTAAAGAAATCAATCCTAAAACCCTAGAAAGTAAGCTCGTTCCTGGACTCCACTTTGCAGGAGAAGTCCTCGATATCAATGCCCATACAGGCGGTTTCAATATTACAGCCGCCCTCTGCACCGGTTGGGTAGCAGGGAGCCCTCATTACTAAAAAAACGAACTCGATTTTCCATCGAGTTCGTCTTTTTATTGTTCTTTGGTTAATGAAAAACGGAAATCATTGTATTTGGTGTAGTCAAATTCTGTATTGACAGGCGCTGTGAAAACAATCGGGGTATAATGGCCTTCTTCCAAGACAAAACCTGGCTCCAGTCGGAAGTTGGCTACACCTAGCCCTGTGATCCCAGGAAGCAAGGCATCAGCTCCATCCAATCCTTCTGACTCCCAATAGTAGATATTGCCTGTTGCTTTTACTGCTCTTGCTGTATAGGTAGCTGTCCGAGTTGGTTCGCTATCATTTTTGAAGCTAACCACTGTTGTCACATCTCCATTGGCATCCACTGTCATTTTAATCGCATCCGCTTGTGGGCTAGATCCTACCCAAGTTCCCACCAGTTCTGCAGGGACAGTAGCTTGCGTCGTAGTAGACGCATTGTCAGTCTTACTAGAGTCTTTTGCAGCTGTCGCGCTACTGGCTTGAGTCGAAGAGCTAGCTGTATCGTTTGCCTGAGAGGAAGATGCCGCACTCTTTTTGCTATTACTTTTGGCTTTTTTCTCTACCTTGCTGGTAGATGCTTTTTCGGATGAGGAAGCTGTTTTTTTATCCTTAGCACCACAACCACCGAGAGCTAGACCAAGTGAAGCAGCCACCAGAACAGCGGCACTCCAACGGAAGATTGATTTTTTCATACGATCACCTCTTTATCTTTCTGACTTCCATTATACTCCAATTGTTACAAAAATCAAGTTTTTTTGTAACAATTGTAATTTTTTTGTAACATATTTTTCCATTTAAAACACCAATCGCAATAGGGCGATCAAGACAATTCCAAACAAAACGGTTCCCATAAGGTTTTTGTAACGAAAGGCGACAAAGAGACTGGGAATGGTCACTACTAGGTCCAACCAGTGAAACTGCGGGAGGCTTCCAATTTTTCCATCTACTAAGCTTGATAAAACCAAGGCAAAGATAATGGAAATGGGCAGGTATTTGAGAAAGCGGGTCACAGGAGCCGGCAGTCCCTTGTATTTGACTAAGAGGAAGGGCAAGATCCGAGGAATCCAGGTAACGAGGGCTGAGGCCAGAATGGCCATGAAGATATAACTATTCACGCGCATCACAGACCACCCCCACAAAACAGCCGATCAAGGTCGCAGCTAACACTGCTAGAGGTTGCGAAACAAAAAAGAGTAAGAGAAAGAAACTCACTGCTACTGCTAACAGCACCATGAGCATGGTCTTGGTCTTTTCTGTTAGTTGCATTCCTTGAAACTGGGCTGCAAAAATCCCAATAAACATAGCCACTAAGGCAAAATCAAGCCCAAAAGCCTTTGGATCAGGTAGGAGAGATCCCAGAGCTGTTCCGATAACCGTCGCACTGATCCAAGCCACATAGCCTACTAGATTGTTCCCATGCATCCAAGGAACTGTAATGGTATCCGTCTTTAACTTCTCACTCAAGTAGACCCCATAACTCTCATCGGTCAGGAGACTTCCAATCCCAATGGTATGAGCAAGGCTCGCATCCTTAAAATCCGTGGACGTATGCAGACTCATCAACATATTCCGGAGATTGATCAAACACACCGTCAAGGCCATATTCAGAATCGAAGAGTGGGCCGCAATCAGAGAGAGCATCGCAAACTGAGCTGCCCCAGCATAGACCAAGACACTCATCAAGGCCATCTCCAAAGGAGAAAGATAGGGAGACGCCACCACACCGCAAGCTAGGCCAATACTGATATAGCCCAAAGCAGTCGGTAGCGCGTCCCTCACCCCCTGCCAAAAATCTTTTTCCACTCTCTCACTCCTTTCTGAATCATTGACCTCTATTATAACACAAGAAAAAAAGTTGAAAAGGGACCAATGAGAGAGAATGGATAAGCCTCGATATATTTCTATCTCTCCCCTAATGATTCACTTTTAAATCCGACATCTCTAATGACATCTTTTCTTCTTGTGTCATGCTCTCGACAATTTGTTTTTGCTCGCTGGATATTGGCAAGATCAAAATCGTAGCAGATTGATCCGGCAATGCTCCACTGTCACTAATTTTATAGCCAATCCGTTGATGTTGATAAATGAATTGCCCATCATATTTCCAATTTAATGAAAAGTCAAAATCCTTATCAATTTGAAATCCAGCTTTGTTAATCAATAGAAAAACGGCATATTCTTGTTGATTAGATGAGAAAGTTGCTCCAGTATAGTTGATCGATAGGCTTCCTTTATTTCCAAGTTCTGGATGTTCCTTGGTTAATTTCTTCCCTAATTCAATTACATTTGATTCTTTTCCTTCATACTGTGGTCCCACCACAAACTGCAAGCCTTTTTCATTTTTAACAGTTGAAGACTCTTTTGAAATCTGCTCCGTTTTGCTCTGCGAAGAATCTTTTGATTCCTGTCGAGACTGGACGCATGCTGTTAATGATAGAAGCGCTACTAACAAAACGATCGTTTTTTCATCATTTCTACTCCTTTTTCTTGTCCATTTCATTCTAGTTACTTTTTTCGATGACTATCTCTTCTACACTATCAAACTGTAAATTCCCTGTTTTAGCTCCTAAAAGAACTGGAACTTTACCAAATTCAAAGGTCAATAGAAAAGCCGTAAGAATACCGCCTATCACCAAAAAGATCCCCTCTTGTCCATTATTGTTGAATAAATACATGGCTAAACAGGCCAGTAAGACAACATTTAATAGATGGGCATCAAAAATTTGCTTTCTTTCTGGTATCGGCTTGAAAGTCACCCTGTATCTCTTCCTCGCTGTAGGAAATAGATTCTTAACTTTTTTACGAGCCTTTGCTATAGAAAATCGAAAGAACGCAAAAGATATAAGCATGGCAACCATGAATAAGACCATCTTTAGAAAAATTTGCTGACTAATATCATACTCACTGAATAGATTTTGTAAGAGTCTATAAACCACTCCAACAAATGGCTGGACTATAATGGCTGCTGTCCCTCCTTTTATTTTATTGATGGGTGTGCCTGGAATTTCAACTTTTTTATTTACTTCCATCATCTCAACAGTGATAGCTTCCGTTGGCATCCCCCAATAATAGAGCTTAGGCTTCATGGTACTAGCATCTAACAGAAATTTTTTGCCATTGTACTCTACCAGTTGGTGACAGAAAATACTTGTTTCTTTATATTCTAACATCCTATTTACTTCCTACATGCTTTCAACATAGCGTCCTAGACGGTACTAACCTGATCAAATCCAGCTTTC
Above is a window of Streptococcus sp. LPB0220 DNA encoding:
- the larE gene encoding ATP-dependent sacrificial sulfur transferase LarE, whose amino-acid sequence is MATEAQIRKEKEEKLQDILRKIGKVAVTYSGGIDSSYLLKVALDTLGPDNVIAAVVNSEMFSNEEFDLALDLADQLGAPVLGLEMRELSDPRIAANTPNIWYYTKQLMYQTIKDSVTELGFKQLVDGNIMDDIDDFRPGIKARDEAGVRSVLQEAGLYKTEIRQLAKERGVSNWNKVPSCSVASRFPYGVKITSENVQRVFEGEEFLVGLGFEQVRVRVHGDLARIEVEEDHLLKAIQLHDKINDYMKKIGFTYVALDLAGYKYGRMNDALDEKTKEKIMAG
- a CDS encoding 3'-5' exonuclease codes for the protein MKTLEDYIAFDLEFNQYEGAYQIIQVSAVRFTDGKEVDHYDSYVYTDKPLKSFINGLTGITQDKIQNAPQLEQVLSEFKAFVGDRPLIGYNAKKSDLPILLENGLDLEDQYAVDVFDEAFERRPSDLHGIKNLQLHTVAEFLGVAGKSHDSLEDARMTALVYEQFLEFDQGRTLLEEQENFSTNPFGGLDLSGFFDE
- a CDS encoding AzlD domain-containing protein, whose protein sequence is MRVNSYIFMAILASALVTWIPRILPFLLVKYKGLPAPVTRFLKYLPISIIFALVLSSLVDGKIGSLPQFHWLDLVVTIPSLFVAFRYKNLMGTVLFGIVLIALLRLVF
- the larA gene encoding nickel-dependent lactate racemase yields the protein MVEIKLPYDKKSIVAKIPDENFAGLLESKAENFHNPLSEEETVERSMDNPIGSPTLEELAKGKKDIVLISSDHTRPVPSHIITPIILRRIRSVNPDARVRILVATGFHRPSTREELINKYGQEIVDNEEIVMHISTNDDDMVKIGQLPSGGDCIINKIAAEADLLIAEGFIESHFFAGFSGGRKSVLPGIASYKTIMANHSGDFINSDKARTGNLDHNPIHEDMLYAARTANLAFIVNVVLDGEKHIIGSFAGDMVEAHKVGCDFVADLAHVSKIESDITISTNGGFPLDQNIYQAVKGMTAAEASNKEGGTIIMVAGCADGHGGEGFYRNLADVEDPKEFLEQAINTPRLETVPDQWTSQILARILVHHHVIFVSDLVDPELITGMHMELATSFDEALEKAFAREGKDAKVAVIRDGLSVVVE
- the larB gene encoding nickel pincer cofactor biosynthesis protein LarB, translated to MDFQPNLEQTLRSLQAGHLSVEDALEQINGVKELGYAAIDTDRQRRNGFPEVVYGEGKTVEQIEGILQFLSQKELPILTTRVSLQKGEALSQRFPTGHYYPEARCFVLNSKKEEADPEHYIAVVTAGTSDVPVAEEAAVTAETFGHSVRRIYDVGVAGIHRLFNRLEEIQKASVIIVIAGMEGALVSVVGGLVDVPVIAVPTSIGYGSNLQGLTTLMSMLTSCASGVTVVNIDNGFGAAYSACMINRLNHNRKEN
- a CDS encoding NAD(P)/FAD-dependent oxidoreductase → MTHFHTIVIGGGPAGMMATIASASYGQPTLLIEKNKKLGKKLAGTGGGRCNVTNNGTLDDLMAGIPGNGRFLYSVFSQFDNHDIIQFFTDNGVKLKVEDHGRVFPVSDQSRTIIQALENKILELSASIATNCEVVSVTKPEDVFIVKSSENTWTADKLIVTTGGKSYPSTGSTGYGHEIARHFKHTITDLEAAESPLLTDFPHKALQGISLTDVTLSYGKHIITHDLLFTHFGLSGPAALRMSSFVKGGEILSLDLLPTTSSQVLKDFLEEHREKAIKNSLKALLPERLADFLAQGFPEKAKQLTPPQTEELIQKIKELPIPVTGKMSLAKSFVTKGGVSLKEINPKTLESKLVPGLHFAGEVLDINAHTGGFNITAALCTGWVAGSPHY
- the larD gene encoding D/L-lactic acid transporter LarD, whose translation is MTHQLLAEVMSTALMIIFGVGVHCDDVLKKTKYAGTGHLFAITTWAFGITVCLFVFGGVSMNPAMALLKVLLGKLTIAQFFPIAIAEMIGAFLGAVIAYFMYADHFKISEGQIDGVAIRNIFSTNPNCRNLPRNYFVEAFATFIFLTSIMAAEHANEAMLPFTVGLIVWAIGMGLGGTTGFAMNQARDLGPRFAYQILPIKDKVNNDWQYGLLVPGTAPFVGAVLAFFFIRYFLGIM
- the larC gene encoding nickel pincer cofactor biosynthesis protein LarC is translated as MTSLFLEPFSGISGDMLNGLLVDLGADVELLHTELEKLGVDGFHLHVHRVAKSAIWGTDFDVHLHHGEKDTGIEGDFDHDHEHHHDHEHHHDHEHHHDHEHHHDHEHHHDHEHHHDHEHHHDHEHHHDHEHHHDHEHHHDHEHHHHHSHADARSYADIHDLIAASQLSPFVKEKSLEVFLDIAKAEAAVHNMPVEQIHFHEIGAIDSIVDIVSFFILVESLGIDTVYSTPLTEGSGTISVAHGEMPVPVPAVMQLRKGTTIPITQDFTVKTELITPTGLALLKALSPIFEPIPSHLSIESVGYGFGKRETGKFNALRGSLLKEDTTHSTTVVHRTEDQIIEITTTIDDQTPEQLGYIIHRFLDAGALDVYYRSVVMKKNRPGFELILLIQGSQLEDFSALLFKETSTIGFRYQQVDRKVMQRRFEQIDTEFGPVTVKINQYGSTTKKTLEYEDCQRIATEMQLPIQEVYHQLQKYIY
- a CDS encoding DUF924 family protein — protein: MKEVIRFWFEELKPEDWFKKSEALDQEMRERFEELYWKASRGELFHWRATAEGRLAEILLLDQIPRNIFRGTAQAFATDSLALVLAQEGLEQALDLPVVQRGFFYMPFMHSESLTIHEEALRLFDQPGLEKRLKYEKMHMDILQQFGRYPHRNAILGRPSTKEEEEYLKEHSGF
- a CDS encoding YbaB/EbfC family nucleoid-associated protein, giving the protein MMNMQNMMKQAQKLQKQMEQSQAELAATQFVGKSAQDLVVATLTGDKKVVSIDFNAAVVDPEDTETLSDMTVQAINAAIEEIDAATKKKLGAFAGKLPF
- a CDS encoding Crp/Fnr family transcriptional regulator gives rise to the protein MNSEFLVKFLEDRRTPIVKKKYHSYLSYRGIKEDYIYILKEGVVKTSVIMRDGREFNFSYLKAIDIVSLIRDEVSNYTDSPFNVRVETEEASFYRIPRVKFWNFVKEHKELQDYVRDYYRNKLSESMESQQYMMMNGKKGAVCFHLQKLSSLFGVEQEDGFLIDFNITNEDIAGFCGISTRNSVNRILNELKREGVLDIRQQKIVILDIERIEEFIGRETF